The window CCGGCATCCGCGGCCCATTAGCCCGCCAAGTCCGCCGCGCGCAATGCAAAGAAAGATCCAGGCGAAGAAAAAGGCGGGAATCACACAGCAGATCGAAGCAGAGCCAGCCAACCCCAAGCGGAATCGCCTCCCACGCTTTGCTTTCCGCAAAGGCCAATcgactccaccaccaccaccgtcCCCGGCCGCTCCCCATGCCCCACCGCCAACTCCACCACCACCGTACGTCCCCCGTACTATATAACGCGAGCACCCTCGTCCAGACCCCCTCAGTCCCCTGCCCTGCCTGCCTTCGATCCCCACCAGCCAGCCAGCGCCGATGCCGCGGCGAGCGATCGAGGTCCGGGCCGACGGCGCCGCGCCCAAGTGGTGCATGTCGCTGCTGGAGAACACCTTCACGGCGTTCCTCAAGTCCCccggcgccgacgccgacgccaaGGCCGTGTTCGCGGAGGGCTCCCTGTTCAGCCCCTACCTGTTCGGCAAGTTCTTCGACCCGGCCGACGCGTTCCCCATGTGGGAGTTCGAGTCGGACGTGCTGCTCGCCGCGCTCCGCCGCGGCGCCCGGACCaccgtcgactgggccgagaacGACTGCGAGTACCGCCTCAGAGCCGACATACCAGGTACGTGCCCCAATCCCCAGCTCGCTCGATGGATGATTGATTTCAGTACCACATAAAAGATGCTAGTTCAGGCTTCACAATACAAGATCGGCCGTGTTCGACTATAGTTGCAGGTGACTTAACTTGAGTAACAAAAGTACAGTAGCACAtatgatcagattttcgttcaaGCTTCAAACTGAAACCTCCGTCCCAAGTGACAGAAGTACCATAGTTTTAGCATAGATTCGCCGTAGTAGGAATGCATGCATGATGTGGCCTCTCTCTGTACCAAGTTCAGTGCAGCGTTCTCTGTACCAAGCTGCGTCGATTCTCTAGGAATATATCGATGAGCAGATGTCTAGATGAACCAGGATAGTAAGTTACCGTGCTCCTCTGCCACACGACTTGTGTAGGAATCCAACACCTTTGCATTTCGCCACATATATTAAAGATGTTCTTACAAGATTGCAACTTGCTAGCTAGCTATCCATCTAGAGGGGTGTGCTCGTGCGTGCTTTCCCCGTTGCTACCCCTTTGCTTTTGCCGCAGCAGCACTATGGTCATGGTCACGTGCAGCCTTCTGTCGCCGTCGCTTTTCTTGGCAAATTATTCGTTGCGTCTGCGTGTGGCGCCCCTTGCGGAAAAGCGAGCGGAAGATTGTGCCACACGATTGCCAAAACCAACAAAGCCAAGCACACTTGCACCGTTATCATATCGTATTGTACATATGGTACTTGTGCAGTATCTAGCACTAAGTTTGCTATCTTTGACATGATCATCAGGTGGAAGGAAGTGCGAGGTGGAGGTGAGCGGCGACGGCGCAAAGGTGGTGGACGTGAGCGGGCTGTGGCGGGCGCCGCCGGGGGACGGCCGGGACTGGCGCGCCGGCCGGTGGTGGGAGCACGGCTTCGTGCGGCGCGTGGAGCTGCCTGAGGACGCCGACGGGGGCAGGGTGGAGGCCTACTTCGACGACGGCGCGGGGTCGCTGGAGATCAAGGTCCCCAAGAGGAGCAGCGACGCGCACCAGCAAGCCTGAGAGAATCGGAACATCTCGACGCTCGCAACTGGATTGGATCAGACTAACCGGATGCATTTGCCGGTGAAAGTGAATTATTCTCCTTCTGATGTGATGATGAGCAGTTGATGGCGACTGAAAAGACCGCGTAATCTCGGTAGAAATTCGGAAAGATATGGCTGAGACGAAAAGGAGCAAAGATTACCCATCTATTGCATGATGATGATGTTACAAGTCTGATGTAATATGTTCTTCAGTTAAATGGCTAATTAACCAGCAGTGTGTTGCAAGCACGAAAGCGTCGCCGTCAGTTTCGGTCGTCGACCGGATGGGCTGCGGCATCGATATGGTTCTAGATTAGAGGAATATATGGGCAATGCGCGACTTTTGAAAGGTTGATTCTCTCATTTCTTTCGGCACGATGCATCTCCATCAGCCGTCAGTCATCGCCCCTAGCCCCTTTATCCCCAGTCGGCACATGAGTATCAGAGCTGTGACGAAAGCTGGGGTTGGCTCTTTGAGATCCTCAGGTGATTATTCTGCTGAGAAGCACGTTGGCCAGATGATATTCGATGGTTTCGGGCGACGATTTGCTTTAGATTTGTTGTAAAATAATGCCCTGTTTTGTATAAATATACTCACAAGACCGGTGCATCACAATTTTTGACAAGAAAAATTATAACTCAGGTCCCTCAACTATCGCAAAGTCCAAATTTGGTCCCTCGACTATAATAATAGGGGGATTAGTTGCATGGAAAAATGTTTGCAAAAGAAGATAATGTGATGGTTTATGCATTAAGGATATTCATACACAAAATATTTATCTAGCCAAGAAATTTGCAGTTAAGGTACTTCTTTCTGTCACACACAAGAACATTATGGATGATTCACTATTTGGTCTCATCGTTTTGGGAATACGATACAAAAGGTTGATGCCagatcactagtagaaaacagggctttggtcacagggcaatattcacattagtcccggttcagtcacgaaccgggactaatgtgagcattggtcccggttcgtgcggctaaggcattagtcccggttcacctgagccctttagtcccggtttgagacacgaaccgggactaaagggtgcgatgcccattagtaccggttcgtggcaccaacaggtactaaaggttagacctttagtcccggttcgagccaccaaccggtactaatggggtttgaggcattagtatcggttcatggcacgaaccggtactaaagggcccattttcaaactctacccccccccccccccccccgcgcacgtggatcgccttttcagttttgtaaaaagcaaaagaaaatgataaaaacttcaaaaattaaaatccttccagat is drawn from Aegilops tauschii subsp. strangulata cultivar AL8/78 chromosome 1, Aet v6.0, whole genome shotgun sequence and contains these coding sequences:
- the LOC109759017 gene encoding 22.3 kDa class VI heat shock protein codes for the protein MPRRAIEVRADGAAPKWCMSLLENTFTAFLKSPGADADAKAVFAEGSLFSPYLFGKFFDPADAFPMWEFESDVLLAALRRGARTTVDWAENDCEYRLRADIPGGRKCEVEVSGDGAKVVDVSGLWRAPPGDGRDWRAGRWWEHGFVRRVELPEDADGGRVEAYFDDGAGSLEIKVPKRSSDAHQQA